From one Halothece sp. PCC 7418 genomic stretch:
- a CDS encoding diguanylate cyclase domain-containing protein: protein MQAQAKPRKVPLYLAFAVPFTLQVLSIVGLVGYLSYRSGQQTVQDLTDQLLLKTENQVVQELDSYLSLPHEINQLNIAMVESGVVDLENLDQLQNYLITEHQKFPQVTSVLFGNPQGAFLFVNDTDLPKGNTAAQELQVEVGRFDLDNPSRVNLYALNVGGTIGRYFKTIKNVDVRKRPWYRRAVTTQTSGWSDLFQIGTGNVLAINAYAPFYNASQELEGVFSINLSLEALNHFLANLTLSNTGEVFILERNGLLVANSADEPVYKTSPRQKGKILEPGKIEFRRIPAQKNSNPVIAEATAALTEEFNDLNTIQSPQQMTFAIETDTGKKDPYFLRVFSYQDDYGLDWLVVTVVPKSEFTGAINANVRRTIALSGVALLASLGLGWWTSRRIARSLLRLSQASKNVAQGKFNDSFSTSRIREVDTLSESFSQMARSLQEAEEFRDHYEAKLEQEVTEKTLALQESYAELQLITDSIAGCISFKDSSHRYQFVNETYEKWLNCSKEEILGKTVEEITGTETYQKISPYLEQVLTGETVAYETDFLGRDGIKRYLSVVLTPKLDENNNVLGYYTLITDISDRKQLELELEQANQDLKQLATVDGLTQIANRRTFDKHLQAEWNRACRQSLPLSLIFCDVDYFKKYNDYYGHQAGDDCLQKVALIIKENCKRAEDFPARYGGEEFAIICAGINADNAKNLAENIRKQLFHSAIPHERNPDQNRVTLSIGIASVIPRPCDKANNLLREADRALYEAKKQGRDRAISFQF from the coding sequence ATGCAAGCTCAAGCAAAGCCAAGGAAAGTTCCTCTCTATTTAGCATTTGCGGTTCCGTTTACCTTGCAAGTTCTTAGCATTGTTGGGCTAGTGGGTTACTTGTCTTATCGTAGCGGACAGCAAACCGTACAAGACTTAACGGATCAATTACTATTAAAAACAGAAAACCAAGTCGTCCAAGAGCTTGATAGTTACCTAAGTCTCCCTCATGAAATCAATCAGTTGAATATTGCAATGGTTGAGTCTGGGGTCGTCGATTTAGAGAATTTAGACCAACTCCAAAACTATCTGATTACAGAACATCAAAAATTTCCACAAGTTACCAGTGTTCTTTTTGGTAATCCGCAAGGAGCATTTTTATTCGTTAACGATACCGATCTTCCAAAAGGTAACACAGCAGCCCAAGAGTTACAGGTTGAGGTGGGACGTTTTGATCTTGATAATCCAAGTCGAGTCAATCTTTACGCCCTTAATGTAGGGGGAACAATTGGTCGCTATTTCAAGACAATTAAAAATGTTGATGTTCGTAAACGTCCTTGGTATCGTCGCGCCGTGACAACCCAAACCTCAGGCTGGAGTGACTTATTTCAGATTGGGACAGGTAATGTATTAGCAATTAATGCTTATGCTCCTTTTTACAACGCATCCCAAGAGTTGGAAGGAGTTTTCTCGATTAATTTGAGTTTAGAAGCCCTGAATCACTTTCTCGCGAATCTAACGCTGAGTAATACTGGAGAGGTTTTTATTTTAGAACGGAATGGCTTGTTAGTTGCTAATTCTGCTGATGAACCCGTATATAAAACTTCTCCTCGTCAAAAGGGTAAAATTCTCGAACCTGGCAAGATTGAATTTCGTCGGATTCCTGCTCAAAAAAATTCTAATCCCGTGATTGCCGAAGCGACAGCAGCCTTAACAGAAGAATTTAATGATCTCAATACAATTCAATCACCGCAGCAAATGACGTTTGCTATTGAAACCGATACTGGCAAAAAAGACCCCTATTTTTTACGGGTGTTTTCTTATCAAGATGATTATGGGTTGGATTGGCTTGTTGTAACAGTGGTGCCAAAATCTGAGTTTACGGGGGCGATTAATGCAAATGTCCGACGAACCATTGCTTTATCTGGAGTCGCATTATTAGCATCATTGGGGTTAGGATGGTGGACTTCTCGACGGATCGCGCGATCGCTGCTTCGTTTGTCTCAAGCTAGCAAAAATGTTGCCCAAGGAAAGTTTAATGACTCTTTTTCCACCAGTCGCATCCGAGAAGTGGATACCTTATCGGAATCATTTTCTCAAATGGCGCGATCGTTACAAGAAGCGGAAGAGTTTCGGGATCATTATGAAGCAAAATTAGAACAAGAAGTAACCGAAAAAACCCTTGCTTTACAAGAAAGCTATGCTGAATTACAACTCATTACCGATTCTATTGCGGGTTGTATTTCCTTTAAAGATTCATCTCATCGCTATCAGTTTGTTAATGAAACCTATGAAAAGTGGCTAAACTGTTCTAAGGAAGAGATTTTAGGGAAGACAGTTGAGGAGATTACTGGGACAGAAACTTATCAAAAAATATCACCTTACCTTGAGCAAGTGTTAACTGGGGAAACGGTTGCTTATGAAACTGACTTTCTCGGTAGGGATGGGATAAAACGTTATCTTTCTGTGGTGTTAACGCCTAAATTGGATGAGAATAATAATGTTTTAGGATATTATACGCTGATTACTGATATCAGCGATCGTAAGCAACTGGAATTAGAATTAGAACAAGCCAATCAAGACCTCAAACAATTAGCAACCGTTGATGGGTTAACCCAAATCGCGAATCGTAGAACATTTGACAAACATTTACAAGCAGAATGGAATCGCGCTTGCAGACAATCTCTTCCCTTGAGTCTTATTTTCTGTGATGTTGATTATTTCAAAAAGTATAACGATTATTACGGACACCAAGCAGGAGATGATTGTTTGCAGAAAGTCGCATTGATTATTAAGGAAAACTGTAAACGAGCCGAAGATTTTCCCGCTCGATACGGGGGAGAAGAGTTTGCGATTATTTGTGCGGGAATCAATGCAGACAATGCTAAAAACTTAGCCGAAAATATTCGGAAACAGCTTTTTCATTCTGCCATTCCTCATGAGAGAAATCCTGATCAAAATCGAGTCACTTTAAGTATTGGAATCGCAAGTGTGATTCCCCGACCATGCGATAAGGCTAATAATTTGTTAAGGGAAGCAGATCGCGCGTTATATGAAGCGAAAAAACAGGGGCGCGATCGCGCGATTAGTTTTCAATTTTGA
- a CDS encoding NAD(P)H-quinone oxidoreductase subunit 5 — protein MEQLYQYAWLIPVLPLVGAMIVGTGLISFNQVTSRLRQPAAIFIVSLMGVTMGLSFALLWSQINGHETFLQTFEWAAAGEFKLTMGYTVDHLSTVMMAIVSTVAFLVMIYTDGYMAHDPGYVRFYAYLSLFASSMLGLVVSPNLVQVYIFWELVGMASYLLIGFWYDRKAAADACQKAFVVNRVGDFGFLLGMLGLYWATGTFDFAEMGLELQALVESGIIGASLAALFGVLVFLGPVAKSAQFPLHVWLPDAMEGPTPISALIHAATMVAAGVFLIARMYPVFEDIPSVMSIIAWTGAFTAFLGATIALTQNDIKKGLAYSTISQLGYMVMAMGVGGYTAGLFHLMTHAFFKAMLFLCSGSVIHGMEEVVGHNPDLAQDMRLMGGLRKYMPITSLTFLVGTLAICGIPPFAGFWSKDEILSQAFSANPALWFIGWLTAGLTAFYMFRMYFMTFEGEFRGNDESILNSLKPAFGPGAMDTRELESDHDAEDHHHSETPHESPLSMTLPLIILAVPSLAIGWIGKPWENFFEEFVYAPGETLEEVKAVMAEFEWSEFLIMAGNSVGIALIGITVASLMYARKTIDPSAIAQQFPFLYRFSLNKWYFDELYDSLFVKGSRRVARQVLEVDYRVVDGAVNLTGLVAIISGEGLKYFENGRAQFYALIVFGAVLGFVIAFSVF, from the coding sequence ATGGAACAACTGTATCAATATGCTTGGCTCATTCCAGTCTTGCCCTTAGTCGGCGCAATGATTGTCGGCACGGGGCTGATTTCATTTAACCAAGTAACCAGTCGTCTGCGTCAACCCGCAGCGATTTTTATTGTCTCTCTGATGGGAGTGACCATGGGGTTATCTTTTGCGCTGCTCTGGAGTCAAATCAACGGACATGAGACTTTTCTCCAGACCTTTGAATGGGCAGCAGCAGGAGAGTTTAAACTGACGATGGGCTACACCGTCGATCATCTCAGCACGGTCATGATGGCAATTGTTAGCACCGTGGCGTTTTTGGTGATGATCTACACCGATGGCTATATGGCTCATGACCCTGGTTATGTGCGCTTTTATGCTTATTTAAGTTTGTTTGCGTCTTCGATGTTGGGGTTAGTGGTTAGCCCCAATTTAGTACAGGTTTATATTTTCTGGGAATTAGTGGGGATGGCTTCTTACCTCCTCATTGGCTTTTGGTATGACCGTAAAGCAGCAGCCGATGCTTGTCAAAAAGCATTTGTGGTTAACCGTGTGGGTGACTTTGGTTTTCTCCTCGGGATGTTGGGCTTGTATTGGGCAACGGGAACGTTTGATTTTGCGGAAATGGGCTTAGAATTACAAGCTCTCGTTGAATCTGGCATTATTGGAGCGAGTCTGGCTGCATTATTTGGGGTTTTAGTTTTCTTGGGCCCTGTGGCAAAATCAGCCCAATTTCCCCTTCATGTTTGGCTTCCTGATGCAATGGAAGGTCCGACCCCAATTTCGGCGTTAATTCACGCAGCGACGATGGTGGCAGCTGGGGTTTTCTTGATTGCGCGGATGTATCCCGTATTTGAAGATATTCCGTCTGTGATGAGCATTATTGCTTGGACGGGGGCGTTTACGGCGTTTTTAGGCGCAACGATCGCGCTGACCCAAAATGATATTAAAAAAGGATTAGCATACTCCACGATTTCCCAATTGGGATATATGGTAATGGCGATGGGAGTCGGTGGTTATACCGCAGGCTTATTCCATTTAATGACACACGCCTTTTTCAAAGCAATGTTGTTCTTGTGTTCGGGTTCGGTCATTCATGGCATGGAAGAGGTTGTCGGTCATAATCCAGATCTGGCTCAAGATATGCGCTTGATGGGAGGCTTACGGAAATATATGCCCATTACCTCTTTAACGTTTTTGGTGGGAACTTTAGCGATTTGTGGGATTCCCCCGTTTGCTGGTTTCTGGTCAAAAGATGAGATTCTCTCGCAGGCGTTTAGCGCCAATCCTGCGTTATGGTTCATCGGTTGGCTCACCGCAGGGTTAACCGCATTTTATATGTTCCGAATGTATTTTATGACCTTTGAGGGCGAATTTCGCGGGAATGATGAGTCTATCCTGAATAGCCTGAAACCTGCTTTTGGTCCTGGGGCAATGGATACCCGCGAACTGGAATCTGACCATGATGCGGAAGACCATCATCACAGTGAAACCCCCCATGAATCCCCTTTAAGCATGACCTTACCCCTAATTATCCTTGCGGTTCCTTCTCTCGCCATTGGTTGGATTGGTAAACCGTGGGAAAACTTCTTTGAGGAGTTTGTTTATGCCCCTGGGGAAACCTTAGAAGAGGTGAAAGCAGTGATGGCGGAGTTTGAATGGTCCGAATTTTTAATTATGGCTGGCAACTCTGTAGGCATTGCTTTGATTGGAATTACGGTTGCGTCTTTAATGTATGCCCGTAAGACAATTGATCCCAGCGCGATCGCGCAGCAATTTCCTTTCCTCTACCGCTTCTCTCTCAACAAGTGGTATTTTGACGAACTCTATGACAGTCTCTTTGTTAAAGGCAGTCGGCGCGTTGCTCGACAAGTGCTGGAAGTCGATTATCGGGTGGTTGATGGTGCGGTCAACCTCACAGGCTTAGTTGCCATTATCAGTGGTGAAGGCTTGAAATACTTTGAAAATGGTCGCGCCCAATTCTACGCTCTGATCGTCTTTGGTGCTGTCTTAGGCTTTGTCATTGCTTTTAGCGTCTTTTAA
- a CDS encoding NAD(P)H-quinone oxidoreductase subunit 4 yields MTNFPWLTTVILFPLIASFFIPLIPDKDGKQVRWYALVIGLINFAFIVAGFYLDYDFSNPELQLVESYSWIPQLDLNWSVGADGISMPLILLTGFITTLAILAAWPVSLKPKLFYFLILAMYGGQIAVFAVQDMLLFFLVWELELIPVYLLLSIWGGKKRLYAATKFILYTAGGSLFILVAGLTMAFYGDTVTFDMRALAAKDIALNFQLWLYGAFFIAYAVKLPIFPLHTWLPDAHGEATAPVHMLLAGILLKMGGYALIRMNAGMLPDAHAYFAPALVILGVVNIIYAALTSFAQRNLKRKIAYSSISHMGFVLIGIGSFTNLGLSGAVLQMVSHGLIGASLFFLVGATYDRTHTLMLDEMGGVGQKMQKIFAMFTTCSLASLALPGMSGFVAEVMVFIGFSTSDAYNTTFKVIVVFLAAVGVILTPIYLLSMLREIFYGKENQELVSHEVLVDAEPREVFIIACLLIPIIGVGLYPKILTQVYDSTTVAYTDRLRNSVPTLVKSSDVAQVDPSLLSVTAPKLER; encoded by the coding sequence ATGACAAATTTTCCTTGGTTAACAACTGTTATCCTATTTCCTCTAATTGCTTCTTTCTTTATTCCCTTAATTCCTGATAAAGATGGGAAACAAGTGCGCTGGTATGCCCTTGTCATTGGCTTAATTAACTTTGCCTTCATTGTTGCGGGATTCTATCTTGACTATGATTTCTCTAACCCAGAATTACAACTGGTGGAAAGTTATAGTTGGATTCCCCAACTGGACTTAAATTGGTCGGTGGGGGCTGATGGCATTTCCATGCCTTTGATTCTGCTGACGGGCTTTATTACCACCTTGGCAATCTTAGCAGCTTGGCCTGTTAGTCTTAAACCCAAACTCTTTTACTTCCTCATTCTTGCGATGTACGGCGGACAAATTGCTGTGTTTGCGGTACAGGATATGTTGTTATTCTTCCTCGTTTGGGAGTTAGAGTTAATTCCTGTTTACTTGCTACTTTCCATCTGGGGCGGAAAAAAACGTCTCTACGCAGCGACAAAATTTATCCTTTACACCGCAGGGGGATCGCTCTTTATCTTAGTTGCAGGCTTAACCATGGCGTTTTATGGCGATACTGTAACGTTTGATATGCGGGCGTTAGCAGCGAAAGATATTGCGCTGAATTTCCAGCTTTGGCTGTATGGGGCGTTTTTCATTGCTTATGCGGTGAAGTTACCCATTTTCCCTCTTCATACGTGGCTTCCTGATGCTCATGGCGAGGCGACTGCGCCTGTGCATATGTTACTGGCGGGAATTCTCCTGAAAATGGGCGGTTATGCTTTAATTCGGATGAATGCGGGAATGTTACCCGATGCTCATGCTTATTTTGCCCCAGCACTGGTGATTTTAGGAGTGGTGAATATCATTTATGCTGCTCTGACATCGTTTGCTCAACGGAATCTGAAACGAAAAATTGCCTATTCTTCGATTTCTCACATGGGCTTTGTCTTGATTGGCATTGGCTCTTTCACCAATTTAGGCTTAAGTGGGGCGGTTTTACAAATGGTCTCTCACGGCTTAATTGGGGCGAGTCTCTTCTTCTTAGTGGGAGCAACTTATGACCGCACTCATACTCTAATGCTTGATGAAATGGGCGGTGTGGGACAAAAGATGCAGAAAATCTTTGCCATGTTTACCACTTGCTCTCTCGCCTCTCTGGCTTTACCTGGGATGAGTGGTTTTGTCGCGGAAGTGATGGTATTTATTGGTTTCTCCACCAGCGACGCTTACAATACTACCTTTAAGGTAATTGTGGTCTTTTTAGCAGCCGTGGGTGTGATTTTAACGCCGATTTATCTGCTTTCGATGCTGCGGGAAATTTTCTATGGGAAAGAGAATCAAGAGTTGGTTTCTCATGAAGTTTTGGTGGATGCGGAACCGCGAGAAGTGTTTATTATTGCTTGCTTGTTGATTCCTATTATTGGCGTTGGACTCTATCCGAAAATTCTGACGCAGGTGTATGATTCCACAACCGTTGCTTATACAGATCGCTTACGCAATTCTGTCCCCACCTTAGTCAAATCGTCAGATGTGGCACAAGTTGATCCTTCGCTACTGTCTGTGACCGCGCCGAAGTTAGAAAGATAA
- a CDS encoding TenA family protein, which yields MTLSQQLWQQNQDLVEASLNHPFVQGIADGSLDQQCFAFYVAQDAFFLDSFARAYSIAAAKAVDWESFNIFHQLAGGVLAELNLHQGYAQQWGVDLQQVTPSPATRHYTDFLLATAWGSEVGLTACAMTPCMRLYHFLGTQLAQKGVGNHQYSDWIKTYNDSEFGQLVATLEGLVDGYVTETEKANSSYRYALQCEYDFFAAAWHLAES from the coding sequence ATGACACTCAGTCAACAACTGTGGCAACAAAATCAAGATTTAGTTGAAGCAAGTCTCAATCATCCCTTTGTGCAAGGAATTGCTGATGGGAGCTTAGATCAGCAGTGTTTTGCCTTTTATGTTGCCCAAGATGCCTTTTTCTTAGACTCCTTTGCACGAGCGTATAGTATTGCTGCTGCTAAAGCTGTGGACTGGGAGAGCTTTAATATCTTTCATCAACTCGCTGGCGGGGTACTTGCAGAGTTAAATCTTCATCAAGGATATGCCCAACAATGGGGCGTAGATCTTCAACAAGTCACTCCTTCTCCCGCTACTCGCCACTATACCGATTTTCTACTAGCGACAGCATGGGGAAGTGAAGTCGGTTTAACCGCTTGTGCGATGACTCCTTGTATGCGCTTATACCACTTTCTCGGCACTCAACTTGCTCAAAAGGGAGTGGGAAATCATCAATATAGTGATTGGATTAAAACTTACAATGATTCTGAGTTTGGTCAACTGGTTGCTACCTTAGAAGGCTTAGTTGACGGTTATGTTACGGAAACAGAAAAAGCGAACAGCAGCTACCGTTACGCTTTACAGTGTGAATATGACTTTTTTGCTGCTGCATGGCATTTGGCAGAAAGTTAG
- the grxC gene encoding glutaredoxin 3: MSANVEIYTWSSCPFCLRAKALLTQKNIPFTEYTIDGDDAAREQMAERANGKRTMPQIFINDNSIGGCDELYALEQEGKLDAMIA, encoded by the coding sequence ATGTCAGCAAACGTTGAGATTTATACTTGGAGTTCCTGTCCGTTTTGTCTGCGAGCTAAGGCTCTGCTGACCCAAAAAAATATCCCTTTTACGGAATACACGATTGATGGGGATGATGCAGCCCGTGAACAAATGGCAGAACGCGCTAATGGAAAACGGACTATGCCTCAAATTTTTATTAATGATAACTCGATTGGCGGTTGTGATGAGCTTTATGCCCTTGAACAAGAAGGCAAGTTAGATGCGATGATTGCGTGA
- a CDS encoding ATP-binding protein has protein sequence MKKFPFLRPQISLRWLLLSLCLLQTVGAMGLVGYLSYRSGEKTVEDLANQLLKENSKHVIQDTNYYLRFIYQINQTDLPLDQSHDNSLDELDPIHRYFVHQQQNFPTITMMTFVRPNGEMLVTHRISETQLEAGRSDHNHPQTVEIHAIQEDGTLGKQLRTIHNFDIREKDWYRQAVETGKNGWSTPFPMTVHHNLLGINTYTPLYGTAGNLQGVFAVGFSLERLNQFLAERAIGEQGQVFIIQRDGLLIANSTTDPLSYTPEPPLLRSQPKTELERISGTDKTDPILNKSTQQLKAQLGSLTNIQSLQTLSVEIDNIHHYLQVIPFENPYSFDWLVVSVVPQSEFIGTLQANRNRTLVIGGAIILTVTTLTLIVAHRITRALRRLTEGSEVIAGGNWQQSIAETCRIRELNSLARSYNRMGTEIQQSYDHLNATLNQLKASHQRLEQFLEAIPVGIGIIDAKGQPCYTNQRAVAFLGKGTVPVDRIADIPEVYQLYIAETDQLYPYEQLAVVRALKGESASNHDVEIHLRDRVVPIETWGTPIYNPEGEIEYALVAFQDITERKLSERQLLELSERLELSLAAGRIGSWEWDLTADQVIWDERMYEIYAVAPSIDPKTIPEIWFSRIHPQQRDRVKQLCQEAISEQTSLDTEFSIVLPDHSIRFIKSYGLIRRDAQGNSQAMIGVNFDITELKNAQMELEKVNAELVQANRLKDEFLATMNHELRTPLNAILGMTEALEKETLGAMNPRQHKTLQVIQRSGSHLLEIVNDILDLSKIESGKQELHYSDTSVLELCQSAIALIQPQADQKQLQLQTQFPFPLLKIWVEERLLRQVLINLLSNAVKFTPQGGKITLEVLFPVPQGENWLTFAVRDTGIGIAETNLPKIFQPFVQIDSALNRKYQGTGIGLSLVKRIIELHGGKVRVTSQEGIGTCFYLDLPCVMLPQNALSQSLSSNAAREKTSLILVLEQDEAELMTINDYLEAKGYRLLLAQTEEQAIALATSHSPHLVLVTWQQSTPPPLKLIQTIRNQGHLEMTPLIAIAPEPLSDYHSDLGTEGIKYLSQPIKLKALAQAIQEVMEWGRRSRNHRI, from the coding sequence ATGAAAAAATTTCCATTCCTCCGCCCTCAAATCTCTCTGCGCTGGCTATTATTAAGTCTTTGTCTGCTGCAAACGGTGGGGGCGATGGGATTAGTGGGCTATTTATCTTATCGCAGTGGCGAAAAAACCGTTGAAGATCTTGCCAATCAACTCTTAAAAGAAAATAGCAAGCACGTTATCCAAGATACGAATTACTATTTAAGATTTATCTACCAGATCAATCAAACGGATCTCCCTCTCGATCAATCCCATGACAACAGTCTTGATGAGTTAGACCCCATTCATCGTTACTTTGTTCACCAACAGCAAAATTTTCCCACAATTACTATGATGACGTTTGTTCGTCCTAATGGGGAAATGTTGGTCACTCATCGCATCAGTGAAACCCAACTTGAAGCAGGACGATCTGATCACAATCATCCTCAGACAGTTGAAATTCATGCCATTCAGGAGGATGGGACATTAGGAAAGCAGTTACGAACCATCCACAATTTTGATATTCGTGAGAAGGATTGGTATCGTCAAGCGGTAGAAACAGGGAAAAATGGCTGGAGTACACCGTTTCCGATGACGGTTCATCATAATCTTCTGGGGATCAATACCTATACTCCTTTGTATGGAACGGCTGGAAACTTACAAGGGGTATTTGCAGTGGGCTTTAGTTTAGAACGATTAAATCAGTTTCTTGCGGAACGAGCCATTGGAGAACAAGGACAAGTTTTTATCATCCAACGGGATGGCTTATTAATTGCTAATTCCACTACAGATCCCCTATCTTATACGCCTGAGCCACCCTTGCTTCGTTCTCAACCGAAAACAGAACTGGAACGGATTTCTGGAACAGACAAAACTGACCCGATTCTTAACAAGAGTACCCAACAATTGAAAGCTCAGTTGGGTTCGTTAACCAATATTCAATCTCTACAAACGTTATCGGTTGAAATTGATAACATTCATCATTATTTGCAGGTGATTCCCTTTGAAAATCCTTACAGCTTTGATTGGCTCGTGGTCAGCGTCGTCCCTCAGTCTGAGTTTATTGGAACGTTACAAGCCAATCGTAATCGCACTTTAGTGATTGGAGGAGCGATTATATTGACTGTAACCACTTTAACGCTGATCGTTGCTCATCGCATTACCAGAGCTTTACGGCGGTTAACGGAGGGGAGTGAAGTGATTGCAGGAGGGAATTGGCAGCAATCCATTGCTGAAACTTGCAGGATTAGAGAATTGAACTCCCTTGCTCGTTCTTATAATCGCATGGGAACAGAAATTCAACAAAGCTATGATCATCTCAACGCAACACTCAATCAGTTAAAAGCCAGTCATCAACGGCTAGAACAATTTTTAGAAGCGATTCCTGTGGGGATTGGGATTATTGATGCTAAGGGTCAACCTTGTTATACCAATCAACGGGCGGTGGCGTTTTTGGGAAAAGGAACAGTTCCTGTTGACAGGATTGCTGATATTCCAGAAGTCTATCAACTTTATATTGCAGAAACCGATCAACTCTATCCCTATGAACAATTAGCTGTTGTTCGCGCCTTGAAGGGAGAGTCAGCAAGTAATCATGATGTGGAAATTCATTTGCGCGATCGCGTTGTCCCGATCGAAACTTGGGGAACGCCAATTTATAATCCAGAAGGAGAGATTGAATACGCCCTCGTTGCTTTTCAAGATATTACAGAACGCAAATTGTCGGAACGTCAGCTTTTGGAGTTGTCAGAACGTCTGGAGTTATCTTTAGCTGCGGGTCGAATTGGTTCTTGGGAATGGGATCTCACCGCAGACCAAGTGATTTGGGATGAGCGGATGTATGAAATTTATGCGGTTGCGCCCTCTATTGATCCGAAGACAATTCCTGAGATTTGGTTCTCTCGCATTCATCCCCAACAGCGCGATCGCGTTAAACAATTATGCCAAGAAGCCATTTCCGAACAAACCTCTCTCGATACTGAATTTTCCATTGTTCTCCCTGATCACAGCATCCGTTTTATTAAATCTTATGGCTTGATCCGTCGAGATGCTCAGGGGAATTCTCAAGCCATGATTGGGGTGAATTTCGACATTACAGAATTGAAAAACGCCCAAATGGAGTTAGAGAAAGTGAACGCGGAATTGGTGCAAGCCAATCGCCTCAAAGATGAATTTCTCGCCACGATGAATCATGAACTCCGCACTCCTCTTAATGCCATTTTAGGGATGACGGAAGCTCTAGAAAAAGAAACCTTGGGTGCGATGAACCCGCGACAACATAAAACCTTACAAGTGATTCAGCGCAGTGGTTCTCATTTGCTGGAAATCGTGAATGACATTCTCGATCTCTCCAAAATTGAATCGGGAAAACAAGAGTTGCACTATAGTGATACTTCGGTTCTAGAACTTTGTCAAAGCGCGATCGCGCTGATACAACCGCAAGCGGATCAAAAGCAGTTACAACTCCAAACCCAGTTTCCCTTTCCTCTTCTCAAGATCTGGGTAGAAGAACGCCTCCTGCGCCAAGTGCTAATCAACTTACTCAGTAACGCCGTTAAATTTACCCCTCAAGGTGGAAAAATTACTCTTGAAGTGTTATTTCCTGTTCCTCAAGGAGAAAATTGGCTCACCTTTGCTGTTCGTGATACAGGAATTGGGATTGCAGAAACAAACTTACCAAAAATCTTTCAACCCTTTGTCCAAATTGATAGCGCCCTCAACCGAAAATATCAAGGAACAGGAATTGGACTTTCTCTGGTCAAGCGCATTATTGAACTCCATGGGGGGAAAGTCAGAGTGACCAGTCAAGAAGGAATCGGAACTTGTTTTTATCTGGATCTCCCTTGTGTGATGCTTCCTCAGAACGCCCTTAGTCAATCTCTCTCTTCAAATGCAGCCCGAGAAAAGACTTCTCTGATTTTAGTCCTTGAACAGGATGAAGCAGAATTGATGACCATCAATGATTATCTCGAAGCGAAAGGCTATCGTCTGCTGTTAGCACAAACGGAAGAGCAAGCCATAGCCTTGGCTACCTCTCACTCTCCCCATCTCGTGCTGGTGACGTGGCAACAATCCACTCCACCCCCCTTAAAATTAATCCAAACGATTCGCAATCAAGGTCACTTAGAGATGACTCCTTTGATCGCGATCGCGCCTGAACCCCTATCCGATTATCACTCCGACTTGGGAACAGAAGGGATCAAGTATCTCAGTCAGCCGATTAAACTCAAAGCCTTGGCACAAGCGATTCAGGAAGTCATGGAGTGGGGTAGAAGATCACGCAATCATCGCATCTAA